GAACGATTTAAAGGAGAGAGAGTTCATCTATTTGTCGAGCGCTATTTTTAGTCTTGAAATCAATATAATCCGAGCAACACAGTGGATGTAGCCTAACTTTGAGGGGTGACCACATAAATTTTTGTGTAAATTTCATTTCAGTCCATATCCAAAACCCTCCAagtgtttattattttaatttgttaacctGCAACGCGTTAACAGGAGTGAGAAAGAATGCACTAGGAAAAATATAGAaagaatttggcaaaccattttTCTTTATAGTATTAGTCTACAGGGTAAAGGTATTTTGGGCTAGCGACATCCTGGGTCAATCAAGTTAATAATTAGATAATTGAACTAACaattaagttgacgaaaatttGAATATTACATTTTAAAATGTGTCAAATGActtaagttgaaaaaaaaaatgaataaaatatctttaaatataATAGCttggatgaaattagcaatttttaataaatttagagacttattttactgaaaattaattcagggacctaattttcacagGTGATAATGAGAGACTAAATTGGCACTTCATCCTTTTTCTTAGTATGCATATCCATATATCTTTTCGTCTATTaattatgtattaattttatttagttcaaaattaaataaaaatatctagggttattcctcttcacttgtcagtaagagatcttagattcgattctctcCAAATGCaattttgaaccacattattgctaacccattatgaggctaaacccaccttTGCCCCTTAGTATAGGTAATAtcaattgtttcaaaaaaaaaaaaaaattaaaaattaaaaaattataaaaaaaaaaaaaaaaaaaaaaaaaaaagttgaagaaaagaaaaatgatttgtTGTAATCACTTccctaaataaaaataacaaacattTGGCGGACCCCAACTCTCAGGCTTCTGTGGTGCTCTCCACTCTCCACTCTCCATATTACTGAGGTTGCCCCTTTGTACTCAACAACCAACCCCAATTCCCAATTCCGTGTTCCGTATTCCGTATTCCGTATTCCTAATTCCCAATATTCTCCCAATATTGTGGGTTGGTTGGTTCCAAGTGAAGTGATTTGACCTGAACAAGAAGAAGTTGCATGGTGAGGGACATGAGATTGCTTTCTTCTTTGGCTTCTAGGGCACATGGTGCTGCTGCACTCCGaatcctccccctccccctccccgaCCAAGCCCCCTACAGTCTCAGTCAAATTCAGACAGAAAATgcttcatttgaaaataaaccCAGAATTAGAAAAGCTTCTGCTTCTCACAACATTCGATTTGGCGCTCCCCGTCCTCCCAAACCTAAAGGTAATTCTTCTTGTACGCCCAATCCTAATCCTAATTTCGTTTCCATTTCAAACATTCCCATTTCAGCTGGTAATGCCCATCACAACCATAAACCAATTGATCACTCATACATTGTCCAAATTCTTTCACGGAAGGACTGGTTTTTATTGCTCGCCCACGAGTTGAAGGCCATGAGGATCGTTTTGAATCCTCAGTTTGTTGCCAGTGTCttgcaaaaccaagaaaacCCATCACTCTCTTTGAAGTTCTACTTATGGGTTTCGAGCATCGACCCCTTGTTCTCAAAGAATCAATCCGTTCGCGGTATCTTAGCCAACACCCTTTACCGGAAAGGCCCCGTTGTGTTGTCTGTTGAATTGCTAAATGATATTAAGAATTCTGGTTTAATGGTCCCAGAAGACTTGCTTTGCATATTGATCGGCAGTTGGGGGAGGTTGGGTTTGGCAAAATATTGTGCTGAGGTTTTTGggcaaatttcatttttgggtCTCAGTCTTAGCACAAGGTTGTATAATGCCGTGATCAATGCGTTGGTCAAGTCCAATTCACTTGACTTGGCTTATTTGAAATTCCAACAGATGCCAGCAAATAACTGTCGTCCCGATAGATTCACTTACAATATCCTCATTTATGGAGTCTGCAAGATTGGTATTGTGGATGAGGCACTTCGCTTAGTTAAACAAATGGAGGGCTTGGGATATTTTCCCAATGTTTGGACATATACAATCCTCGTTGATGGGTTTTGTAATACAGAGAGGGTTGGCGAAGCCTTCTGGGTTTTGGAGATAATGAGGGAGGCGAATGTGACTCCTAATGAAGCTACTATCAGATCATTAGTTCATGGGGTGTTTCGTTCCACGGCCCCCACTGAGGCTTTTGAGTTGTTATTGAGTTTTGTTGAAAGGGAGTCTGTATTGTTCAAGGTCGCCTGTGATACCATACTGTATTGCCTTTCGAATCGTTGTATGGCAAAAgagattgttttgtttttgaagaaGTCTGATGCAAAAGGTTATTTGCCTGACCGTTCAACATTCAACATCATAATGGTGTGTTTGATAAAGGAATTAGCTTCTTTTCGGAATCAGAACGAGGTCCATGATATATTTCAAAGTTTTATACGGCGTGGTGTGAAACCGGGATTTAGCACTTATCTTGCATTGATTGAAGCCATGTACAAGGCAGGAAAAGCTGGTCAGGGGAATCAAATCTTTGATCAAGTGATCAAAGAGGGGCTTGTATCAAATGTCTTCTCATATAACATGGTAATTGATTGCTTATGCAAAGCCCAAATGTTGGACAGGGCATCAAAGGTTTTTGAAGATATGCAGTGCAAAGGTATCCCTCCTAACCTTGTTACTTTCAATACACTTCTTACCGGATATAGCAAGGCTGGAGAAGTAGGTAAGGCACATGAACTATTGGCAATGCTCTTGGAACATGGGATTAAACCGGATAAGTTCACTTTTAGTTCACTAATTGATGGCCTTTGTCGGGCGAACCAGATAGATGATGCTTTTGACTGTTTTGCTGAGATGGTTAGGTGGAGGGTCACTCCAAATTCCATCACATACAACATACTGATACGCTCTCTGTGTTTTGTTGGAGATATTTCTAGAGCGCTGAGAGTAATGAAGAAAATGCAGGCAAATGGAATAAAACCAGATGCTCACTCGTTTAATGCTCTTATTCAAGGTCTTTGTAGGATGAAGAAGGTTGAGAAAGCTGAGGAAGTTTTTCTTGCCATGTTGACATTGGGTTTGAATCCTGACGATTACACATGCAGTGCTTTTATCAAGGCATTGTGCGATTCAGGAAAACTTGATGCAGCAAAGGAGATATTGCTCTCTATGGAAGCATCGGGTTGTTTTTCGGATTCTTCTATTTGTAACATAATTTTAGATTTGCTGGTCCAGAGTGGCCGTGTTGAAGAGGCCTGTAATATAGTAAAGAGTTTTAACAGGAGGAAATAAATTTCACAGGATTTGGGCTATCACCGGTCTGCATGTTGATGTGTTGGCTCAGAAGACAGGTCGATCAGTAGCACACAAGGGTGATGGTTTGCGGGATGTACTTCTGGATGAACTGCATGTTGATGTGTTGGCTCAGAAGACAGGTCGATCAGTAGCACACAAGGGTGATGGGCTATCACCGGTCTGCATGTTGATGTGTTGGCTCAAAAGACAGGTCGATCAGTAGCACACGAGGGTGATGGGCTATCACCGGTCTGCATGTTGATGTGTTGGCTCAAAAGACAGGTCGATCAGTAGCACACAAGGGTGATGGTTTGCGGGATGCACTTCTGGATGAATGCGTGTTGATGTGTTGGCTCAGAAGGCAGGTCGATCAGTAGCACACGAGGGTGATGATTTGTGGGATGCACTTCTGAATGAACTGCATCCTGGATATGTATGCGCAGAATTGTCGTCCATATTAGTCTCAATTTCAAGTTCCATGAATGCGGCAAACTCGTTGACACGTTATCCTAAAATCAATTTGTTGTTATTCTTTGTAACTTGAATTATGATAACATGATCTACTTTGTTTGATATCGTTTCACCAGTATTTCAAGTAAGGGTGAAGGGAGCTGGAAAGTCGGCCGAAGTAAGATTTTATGCCTGTCAATTGTCATCCATTGAAAGAGGTGCTAGTAGAGATGCATAGACAATTGATGCAGCAGCAGGACGGAGCAAATAATAGTTGACAGGCCAAGCCAAAATATACGTCCAAACAACTTACTGTGTCATCTCCCTTTGAGCATGGAACCTAACATGTGACATTCCGTTCCgagatttattgtattttattctcaacatcaatgaaatttctaaaatGCCCCTAAGATGCCACGTAGACCTTTCACGTGGACCTCAATTTTCCTTCAACTTTTTCACTCTTATTTTACTATTTACAAATAACACTCATTTTTACGAACATATGGCCGCAACACTCAATTCAGAGTTATAATCAATTCAGGGTTATAACAAAAAAGTTATGTTCGAAATAGTGTAAATTTACATGAGAtaaattcaaattctaaaaACTGACCTCATGCAGTGTGCattggaggtggattgtctaccctcccatttccatactcACCCCATGCCCTCCTgtgatgtgtggtcacggttaagtcacgtcaacattttatattaatttttttatagaaataataaaacaaaaagtaataggaatataaaatattgacgtggcttaactgtgaccacacaaacaggagggcatggggagagtatggaaatgggagggcagacaatccacctctgTGTGCATCATTGCTTGGTTTGGCctcgaaaaataaaaatcagcctTAAAAAAGGCTTAATGATGAGGGATGGTCATGCAAGTTGcattaaacaaataattattttgGGTTTTAGAAACCCACACTTGTTCCATCACACATATCaccatcattttctttctttttggccGGTTCCCTCACATCTCTCTAGCACTCAGGCCTCACTTCCTCTCTTTTCCTGCGAAATTTTTCCAGGTATCGTGCTCATTCACTAATCTGGAGTTCCACCAATCATGATATCACATATGTACACATTTTTTATACCAACTCATCTTCtaagtataaaaaaataaaatatattgaagTTTGGGCCCCCTAGTCTCTCCTTCCTCAgatcctctctctcccttcttcggGAAACTGAAAGGCCTTTTTACTAATACAACTACAACCTTTTCTCTTCCCCCCTTCCCCCAACCTTCATCTCTCTATTCAAATCGGTAACCAACCAATCTCTGACCAAAACCGTCACTATCACCTACATCCAAACGCCCACCCCTATGAACACCCACCCAAAACTCTAGTCTTTATCGCCCAACTGAAATACGAATTTGgtaccatcttcttcttctctaggATGCCCAACCCAAATATGATTTAGAAAGAGATggcataattttgaaaaaataaattgttgttgtttaccctaaaaattacaaagcctacgtggcgcacaagccgagtaactaatgagctaactacgtccttcggttgatgtggggtgtgccaactcgtcggccgagcctggccgaggagtacaatttgttgatgttgcgttgagcgcgttgttgacttcttgatcttgcgattgcggccgaggaaggaacaggTCTggacctttggattctcgagcctgaagacaaagtagctaattctgcgaagttcacgaatcgtcagTGCCGGATTCGGCcatagtgattatattcgtgagagtataagcacgctgAATCAacaccagactatacggacacaagtactcaaaagtgatgtatgtcttgatggtaaatgtggttcggccgtcagaatgccgaactctgaaactcacttgtgagtatccaatcataaaatcactcggcatTTAATGCGCCggatgtcgtaactcgtaacgcCTTACTttgtcgagaaggctaataagatggcCTCTGctaataaggattcggaaacctttctcgaccgagacttggataagtaaccagtcggcctcgacgcagtactgtttatccaaactgaaggtgctcctcggtcggctgattctacggcaacagtgatgtttatccaaactgaaggtgttcgccggttgccttcacagtgttatttatccaaactgaagatgtatcggcggaaaaagaaaataaaaaaatctcaagatgtttgagaggttttgtgcagggcagttgtgtgttgaattagagggctttg
This Pyrus communis chromosome 6, drPyrComm1.1, whole genome shotgun sequence DNA region includes the following protein-coding sequences:
- the LOC137737952 gene encoding putative pentatricopeptide repeat-containing protein At3g16890, mitochondrial is translated as MVRDMRLLSSLASRAHGAAALRILPLPLPDQAPYSLSQIQTENASFENKPRIRKASASHNIRFGAPRPPKPKGNSSCTPNPNPNFVSISNIPISAGNAHHNHKPIDHSYIVQILSRKDWFLLLAHELKAMRIVLNPQFVASVLQNQENPSLSLKFYLWVSSIDPLFSKNQSVRGILANTLYRKGPVVLSVELLNDIKNSGLMVPEDLLCILIGSWGRLGLAKYCAEVFGQISFLGLSLSTRLYNAVINALVKSNSLDLAYLKFQQMPANNCRPDRFTYNILIYGVCKIGIVDEALRLVKQMEGLGYFPNVWTYTILVDGFCNTERVGEAFWVLEIMREANVTPNEATIRSLVHGVFRSTAPTEAFELLLSFVERESVLFKVACDTILYCLSNRCMAKEIVLFLKKSDAKGYLPDRSTFNIIMVCLIKELASFRNQNEVHDIFQSFIRRGVKPGFSTYLALIEAMYKAGKAGQGNQIFDQVIKEGLVSNVFSYNMVIDCLCKAQMLDRASKVFEDMQCKGIPPNLVTFNTLLTGYSKAGEVGKAHELLAMLLEHGIKPDKFTFSSLIDGLCRANQIDDAFDCFAEMVRWRVTPNSITYNILIRSLCFVGDISRALRVMKKMQANGIKPDAHSFNALIQGLCRMKKVEKAEEVFLAMLTLGLNPDDYTCSAFIKALCDSGKLDAAKEILLSMEASGCFSDSSICNIILDLLVQSGRVEEACNIVKSFNRRK